The sequence below is a genomic window from Brooklawnia cerclae.
CGACGATCGCCGAACAGGCCGGGTTCCGTGTGCTCGTCGATATCAGCACCCATCCGTTGTTCGGCGGCCGCTTCTGCTGCTTCCTGTACGCCTCCGGTCAGGCCATCGAGCAACGGCCGGAAGCGGTCTCCGCACTGTTGCGCGGCTGGTACCGGGCGATCTCGTGGATCGCGGCGAACCCGGAGGAGACCGCCACCATCGTCACCGACACCAGCCAACACGAGGCCTACATCGCATCGGCCGACAAGGACCTGCTGGTCACGCTGCTCACCAGTTACCACTACAGCGCACATGCCGAGCACGAACCTGCCACCCAGATCGCCCAGGCCGAGGAAGACGCCCTGTACTTCGCGCAGGCTCTGAAGGACGTCGGGTACCTGTCGGCAGACCTCGACGCCGAACAGTTCAGGGACAACCTGGTGGTGGACATCGGTCTGTGACGCCGACCCCGGCCGGAGCCGACGTCCGAGTGACGACGCGGGAGGCGCTATCGGGGACGCGACGAGCGTCCCCGAATGTCAGTCGAGCAGGTCGCGCACCACGGCATCCGCGAGCAACCTGCCCTGCAGGGTCAACCGGACGCGTCCGGACGCCACAGTCACCAGGCCGCGCGCACCGAATCCGTCGAGCCGGGCCCGCTCCCTGGCGGTGAGCACGTCGAGCGGCAGTCCGTCGGCCAGCCGTAGTTCCAGCAGAACGCGTTCCACGCGGCGCGACTCGTCGTCCAGCACCTCGCGCGCCTGTCCTGGGCTTCGCCCGGCGCTCAGGGCCGCGGTGTACTGCGCGGGCAGCTTGACGTTCCACCAGCGGACGCCGCCCACGTGCGAGTGGGCTCCCGGCCCGACCCCCCACCAGTGGTGCCCGAGCCAGTAGCCGAGGTTGTGACGGGCCTGGTGCTCGGGACCTGTCGCCCAGTTGCTCACCTCGTAGTTGGCGAACCCGGCCGAGGTCAGCACGCGCTCGGCCTCGAGATACATGTCGGCTTGCACGTCGTCGTCGGTGGGTGCCAGTTCGCCGCGCGCCACCCTGCGTCCCATGGCCGTGCCGGGCTCGATGCCCAGCGCGTACGCCGAGACGTGCTCCACCCCGGACGACACCGCGGCCTCCAGCGAGGCTCTCCAGTCGTCGAGCGACTCCCCCGGAGTGCCGTAGATGAGATCGAGGCTGACGCTGCGGAACCCGGCCGATCGCGCTTCCGCGACCACCTCCAGGGCGCGTCCAGGTGTGTGCACGCGGTCGAGGGTCGCCAGCACATGGGGCACCGCCGACTGCATGCCCAGGCTCAGGCGGCTGATGCCGACCGCCAGCAGGCCCTCCAGCTCGGCCGGGCCGACGGTCTCCGGGTTGGCCTCCGTGGTCACCTCGGCGCCGTCGGCCAGTCCGAACCGCTCGGCGATGTGGGAGACCAGCCCTCCGAGCTGAGCCGGGCTCATCAGGGTCGGGGTACCACCACCGAAGAAGACGGTCGACACCGGCGGGGCCTGCTCCCCCAGCACCCGGGACGCGAGGTCGATCTCGGCGTGCGCCGCCGTGAGCCAGTCACCGGGCCCCCGGGTCCCCGCCTGGTCGAGCACGTAGGTGTTGAAGTCGCAATACCCGCAGCGCACGCGGCAGAAGGGCACGTGGACGTAGAACCCGAGGGGACGACGCGCGACCTGCACCAATGCGGAGGCCGGCAGCGTCCCGTCGGCAGGAACCGGATCACCTTCGGGCAGCGGACCGGGCACGTTGTCAGCCTCGTTCCGCCACGGCGGAACGATCGGCGGGCGACACGGTCATTTCTTCCCGTTCGCGCTCTCGCCGGTCGACAATGCCGCGACGAAGGCCTCCTGGGGCACCTCGACGCGTCCCACGACCTTCATCCGTTTCTTGCCCTCCTTCTGCTTCTCGAGCAGCTTGCGCTTACGAGTGATGTCGCCGCCGTAGCACTTGGCGAGCACGTCCTTGCGCATCGCGCGGATCGTCTCGCGGGCGATCACGCGCGCACCGATAGCGGCTTGCACCGGCACCTCGAACTGCTGGCGCGGGATCAGCTCCTTGAGCCTGGCAGCCATCGCGACCCCGTACTGGTATGCCTTGTCCTTGTGGACGATGGAACTGAACGCGTCCACCGGCTCGCCGTTCAGCAAGATGTCGACCTTCACCAGCTCGGAGGCCTGCTCCCCCGCCTCGTCGTAGTCGAGCGAGGCGTAGCCCTTCGTCCGGGACTTCAACGCGTCGAAGAAGTCGAACACGATCTCGGCCAGCGGAAGCTCGTAGCGCAACTCGACGCGGTCCTCCGAGATGTAGTCGAGGCCCTTCTGAACCCCGCGGCGGGTCTGGCACAGTTCCATGATCGTCCCGATGAACTCCGCCGGCGACAGGACCGTGGCCTTCACGACGGGCTCGAAGACCTCGGCCACCTTGCCGTCGGGAAACTCCGACGGATTGGTCACCTGGTGCTGTGTGCCGTCCTCCATCACTACCCGGTAGTTCACGTTCGGGGCGGTGCTGATCAGGTCGAGGCCGAACTCCCGCTCCAGCCGCTCGCGGACGATCTCCATGTGCAGCAGGCCGAGGAAACCCACGCGGAACCCGAAGCCGAGGGCCGCCGAGGTCTCGGGCTCGAAGGTCAGCGCGGCGTCGTTCAACTGAAGCTTCTCCAGTGCCTCCCGCAGGTCGGGGAAGTCGTCCCCGTCGATCGGGTAGATGCCCGCGAAGACCATCGGGTTCGGGTGCCGGTATCCGGCCAGGGGCGTCTGCGCCGGACGCCGGGTCAGCGTCACCGTGTCACCGACGCGGGACTGCCGCACGTCCTTCACGCCTGTGATGAGGTAACCGACCTCGCCGACGCCCAGCGCCTGTGACCGCACGGGCTCGGGTGAGATGACACCGACCTCCAGCACCTCGTGGGTGGCCGAAGTGGACATCATGGTGACCCGCTCGCGGTGGGCGATCGCCCCGTCGACCACGCGGACATAGGTGACCACGCCCCGGTAGGCGTCGTAGACCGAGTCGAAGATCAGGGCACGGGTGGACGCGTCCGCATCCCCCTGGGGCGCCGGGACCACCTCGACGATGCGGTCGAGCAGCGCGGGGACGCCCTCGCCGGTCTTCGCGCTCACGCGGAGCACCTCGTCGGGTTCGCACCCGATGATGCTCGCCAGTTCAGCGGCGAACTTGTCGGGTTGTGCCCCGGGCAGGTCGATCTTGTTGAGCACCGGGATGATCGCCAGGTCGGCCTCGAGGGCGAGGTAGAGGTTGGCCAGCGTCTGGGCCTCGATGCCCTGCGCGGCATCCACGAGCAGCACCGCTCCCTCGCAGGCGGCGAGCGAACGGGAGACCTCGTAGGTGAAGTCGACGTGGCCCGGGGTGTCGATCATGTTGAGCACGTAGTCGGTCCCGGACGCCTGCCACGGCATGCGGACCGCCTGCGACTTGATGGTGATACCGCGCTCACGCTCGATGTCCATGCGATCGAGGTACTGGGCGCGCATGGCGCGCTCGTCCACGACCCCTGTCAACTGCAGCATCCGATCGGCCAGCGTCGACTTTCCGTGGTCGATGTGGGCGATGATGCTGAAGTTGCGGATGAGCGCAGGGTCGGTGCGTCCGGGTTCAGATACGGGCATTCACAATCCAGTCGGTACGGGCTTCGACATCCACTCGGTGTGGGCTCTCGCGCGTGCGATGAGCCGTGCCGACCTGCGTCGGCACCTGCGCCATTGTCTCACGGCACCCGGATGCCACCCAATGACGGCGTCAGGCGACGTCAGGAGCCACGACCCGCCGGGTCGTCATGCACGCCTCCGGCCTCGCAGGCCCGCGACGCCCAGGACTCCCCCGATGCCCGCCAGAGCCCACCCCGCCGTGCGGGCCACCATTCCGACCAGCCACCAGCCGTACGCGTTGAGCAGCATTCCCCGAATCGCGTTGCCCATGAAGAAGTTGTCCGATCGCAGCGCGTTCAACCCCGCGATCTCGCGGGCGATGTCGAACTCCGTCTCCGGGTCCCCGATCTCCGCCTTGGCGAGCAGGGCCACCTCGGGGCCACTCATCTCGGGACGAGCGGTCCGGATCTCGTCCCGGAGCGTTCGGGTCTTCTCGGTCACCAGGTCGCCGACCCCGGCGTACGTCGCGAGATCGTCGGGGACACCGGCCCGGCGCGCCGCGGTCAGCATGTGCGCCAGGACGTAGTTGTCGGCGTACGCACGAGCCTGGGGACCTGAGGTGAGCCGCTGACCGGCGAACGGCTCGAGCCGCCCCGCGTCGTCGGGAGAGATCGCCCCGCCGCGAACCTCCGCGCCTATCTGCTCGCCCGTCGGCAGGGTGATTCCCTCCGACCCGAGTTGCCGGGCGACGAACCGCATCGCGAACTCCCCGCCGACCACCGCAGCCGCCCCCACAGCCATCAGGACCGGGCCGAAGACGTTCGCCAAAGTGGTGTGGACGGTGTCTGCCATGATCCTCCGCATCGTTGTGGCGCATTGCCCGGCCGGGTGCCCACAGTCTAATGGGCGCGTCCGGGCAACGAAACGGCGGCGGCGTCCTGCCGGATAGGACGCCGCCGCCGCGCGATACCAGGGTCGACTACTCGGTCGCCGGGGCGCTCGCAGTCGCCGACTTCGGCTTCCACACGAAGCCCACCACCACGGAGGCGACACCGATGACGATCAGGGCCCACGCCGCCACGATGGCGATGGTGCCGAGCAGCCACCAGCCGTAGGCATTCAGCAGCATGCCGCGCAGCGAGTTTCCGGTGAACATGGTGCCGGTACGCAGGGTCTGAAGGGCAGCTGCGTCCTTCGCGTCCTGGTAGGTCGTGTTCGCGTTCGCGATTTCTTTGGTGGCCAGCGCCGAGATCTCGGCGTCCGTCTTGTCGGCATTCTCCGGCTCAGCCTTCAGAACCTCGGTCAAGGCGCTGGTCTTCTCGGTGACCAACTCGCCCACGCCCTCGTAGGTCGCCTTGTCATCAGGGACATCCAGCGCGACAGCGGCCGCCTTCATGTGGGATGCGATGTACTCGTTCGCGAAGGCCTGAGCCATCGGACCGGTGGTCATCTCCTCGCCTGCGAAGGGACGCATGGCGTCCGCGTTCTCCTGGGTGAGGCGACCTGACTTGACCTGGGCGTCCAATGTCTCGTTGGTCGGCATGGCGATCGCTTGTTCAGAAAGTTGATCCTTCACATAACTGTGAGCGAAGGAACCACCGATGAGTGCGCCAATGCCGATGACCAACAGGACCAGACCGACGATCTTCAGGAGCGTCTTGTAGACCTGACTAGCCATGGGAATCCAATCTGTGCTCGTGTGAGTTTCGACTTCCCTAAGTCGAAGCGCAAACAGACTAAAACGCATGCTTCCAGTTTCAAAATCTCTTCGGTCAAGAGGTCCAGGGGTTGAGTACTTTATGTCAAGATTTCAACATCTTAACAATTGACGGATCTCCGAACGCTGTACCTGGAGCCTCTCCCGACCGGTTCGCCGTGCGAGCGCGCCCACCTGGCCGGACGAGCCCCGTCACAGCTCGGTTGAGGGTCGATGTCCCCTCGTGATAACGTTGTCTGTCGCGCGTCCCCGGTAAGGCCGGGCGCGCCCGGAAACATCACATACCCAGTGGAACGACAGAAGAGGCTTGCCCAGTGGCGAACATCAAGTCGCAGAAGAAGCGCATCATCACCAACGAGAAGGCGCACGAGCGCAACAAGGCCGTGAAGTCCGCGTTGCGTACCCACGTCCGCAAGTTCCGCGAGGCTGCGGCCGCCGGCGACAAGGACAAGGCTGCCGAGTACGCCAAGGCCGCCAACCGCGCTCTCGACAAGGCCGTCTCCAAGGGCGTCATCCATCGCAACCAGGCCGCGAACCGCAAGTCCGCGATCTCGGCGCGCGCCGCGGCTCTCTGAGAGC
It includes:
- a CDS encoding ABC transporter substrate-binding protein, with amino-acid sequence MAKDKGFWAEEGIDVELVSGTFQQSKDGLAGGEYLVANGDFQFFPAVEQGLDLKIIGGLHEGCIKLLVPPDSPVQTVADLRGKKIGVDEVGGSPWAITSISLSDAGINPAESAGEVTFAPYDASTLQEVAARGEVDAIGAWDPFATIAEQAGFRVLVDISTHPLFGGRFCCFLYASGQAIEQRPEAVSALLRGWYRAISWIAANPEETATIVTDTSQHEAYIASADKDLLVTLLTSYHYSAHAEHEPATQIAQAEEDALYFAQALKDVGYLSADLDAEQFRDNLVVDIGL
- the hemW gene encoding radical SAM family heme chaperone HemW: MPGPLPEGDPVPADGTLPASALVQVARRPLGFYVHVPFCRVRCGYCDFNTYVLDQAGTRGPGDWLTAAHAEIDLASRVLGEQAPPVSTVFFGGGTPTLMSPAQLGGLVSHIAERFGLADGAEVTTEANPETVGPAELEGLLAVGISRLSLGMQSAVPHVLATLDRVHTPGRALEVVAEARSAGFRSVSLDLIYGTPGESLDDWRASLEAAVSSGVEHVSAYALGIEPGTAMGRRVARGELAPTDDDVQADMYLEAERVLTSAGFANYEVSNWATGPEHQARHNLGYWLGHHWWGVGPGAHSHVGGVRWWNVKLPAQYTAALSAGRSPGQAREVLDDESRRVERVLLELRLADGLPLDVLTARERARLDGFGARGLVTVASGRVRLTLQGRLLADAVVRDLLD
- the lepA gene encoding translation elongation factor 4, with product MPVSEPGRTDPALIRNFSIIAHIDHGKSTLADRMLQLTGVVDERAMRAQYLDRMDIERERGITIKSQAVRMPWQASGTDYVLNMIDTPGHVDFTYEVSRSLAACEGAVLLVDAAQGIEAQTLANLYLALEADLAIIPVLNKIDLPGAQPDKFAAELASIIGCEPDEVLRVSAKTGEGVPALLDRIVEVVPAPQGDADASTRALIFDSVYDAYRGVVTYVRVVDGAIAHRERVTMMSTSATHEVLEVGVISPEPVRSQALGVGEVGYLITGVKDVRQSRVGDTVTLTRRPAQTPLAGYRHPNPMVFAGIYPIDGDDFPDLREALEKLQLNDAALTFEPETSAALGFGFRVGFLGLLHMEIVRERLEREFGLDLISTAPNVNYRVVMEDGTQHQVTNPSEFPDGKVAEVFEPVVKATVLSPAEFIGTIMELCQTRRGVQKGLDYISEDRVELRYELPLAEIVFDFFDALKSRTKGYASLDYDEAGEQASELVKVDILLNGEPVDAFSSIVHKDKAYQYGVAMAARLKELIPRQQFEVPVQAAIGARVIARETIRAMRKDVLAKCYGGDITRKRKLLEKQKEGKKRMKVVGRVEVPQEAFVAALSTGESANGKK
- the rpsT gene encoding 30S ribosomal protein S20; translation: MANIKSQKKRIITNEKAHERNKAVKSALRTHVRKFREAAAAGDKDKAAEYAKAANRALDKAVSKGVIHRNQAANRKSAISARAAAL